TTTCTGCAATAAACCTTTTATTTATACTGTTCGTTATTAAATTATTCTTATTTAAAAGATTTTGATTTTTATATGTAGGATACTCTTTATATCCCTCTTTATTATTATTTTCTCTAAAAATAACAGCTTTTAAATATCTTGGTTTTTCCTTAAATTTTACATCTCTAAGTACATCAAGTAATGTTATTCCTTCATAATATGGAATTACTTTACCTTATTTTATTTCTCCAGATATTTTTATAGGTTTATAAATAAATTCCGGATAAAATACAACGGTATCAAGAGGTTTTAATTTTATATCTTTTTTATTGTTTAGAATATCTATAGGTTTAAATTCTATAACTTTATAATTACCACTTTTTTGTTTTCTAATAATTTCTGCATAATAAAGATTTGTATCATCTAAAAATCCTGCTAATTTTATTGCTTTTCTTAGTGTGTTAACTTCATTTATAGAATAAATAGAAGGATATTTTATATGGCCTTTTATTTCAACCTTATTTTCAATAATATTTTTTATCTCTTCTATTTTTATTAAATCACCATCTTTTATATAACTTTCCATAAATTTTTTATCTTTTAAACTTCCATCTTTTATGATTAATTGATTGTTTTCATATCTATATAACTTTACATTATATTCATAAGCAGAAGGATTAAGACCTCCAGCAAGTTTTATTAAATCATTTATTGTTGCATTTTCTTTTAGTTCATAAATAGCAGGTCTCTTTACTTCTCCATAAATTGCAGCAGTTTTTCCTATTGGTCCTACATAAATAGAATCTCCTTGCTTTACTGTAATATTTATAGGTTTTCCTTCTACTAATAGATCATATAAATCTATTTTCTGTTTTTCTCCTGTAGCCCTTCTTAATATAATATTCCTTAAAGAACCATTTTTACTTATTCCTCCTGCTAAGGCCAAAGCATCAAGTACAGTATTTATTCCTGTAACCTGAACAACAGAAGGTTTATTTACAAATCCTGAAACATATACTGGAAATGTTCTTAGTTTTCCAAGGGAAAGCTCTATTTGAAAATTTTTAAATTTTTTCTTGAAAAAATCATAAAATAAATTTTTAGCTTTAGCTACTGAAAGCCCCCAAACATAAAATACTCCAAGATGAGGTATAAATACTTTTCCTTCTCTATCAATAACTAATCTATAAAAGCCATTTAATCCTAAAATATCAACAGGATCCCCCCATATGTATAGTAATAAAAAATCTCCTGGCCCAAGTATATATTTATCTCCAACAGAAGTTAAGCCTGTAACTTTATATCCTTTAAAAAAATTATATCCAAATTGTCTTAATCTTCCCTTTACTTTAGAAAGGCCTATTT
The Hydrogenothermus marinus DNA segment above includes these coding regions:
- a CDS encoding SLBB domain-containing protein; amino-acid sequence: MGKLFYSLFISTFIIIFSYAASSTMSGTSVQGTATQGIISTQSESSVGGTTNSESGSQSQQAEEIQNSETQQEIENLKEQYIQKEVQGISTQVSDIESLYMSKIGLSKVKGRLRQFGYNFFKGYKVTGLTSVGDKYILGPGDFLLLYIWGDPVDILGLNGFYRLVIDREGKVFIPHLGVFYVWGLSVAKAKNLFYDFFKKKFKNFQIELSLGKLRTFPVYVSGFVNKPSVVQVTGINTVLDALALAGGISKNGSLRNIILRRATGEKQKIDLYDLLVEGKPINITVKQGDSIYVGPIGKTAAIYGEVKRPAIYELKENATINDLIKLAGGLNPSAYEYNVKLYRYENNQLIIKDGSLKDKKFMESYIKDGDLIKIEEIKNIIENKVEIKGHIKYPSIYSINEVNTLRKAIKLAGFLDDTNLYYAEIIRKQKSGNYKVIEFKPIDILNNKKDIKLKPLDTVVFYPEFIYKPIKISGEIK